A window of Calypte anna isolate BGI_N300 chromosome 5A, bCalAnn1_v1.p, whole genome shotgun sequence genomic DNA:
tgagctggggcaggaggaacCCTGGCTCTCCTGGCTTAGGTGGCATCTTCATGGAACTCAGTTAGCCTTTGAGAAATACCAAGGGATGTTCTGGTTTGAACTTCTTATCAAGGAAGAGGTAAATTCCTGCAGGTGTGCCAAAGGCAGAGTGCTTACATACAGGAAACTGCTGgttaaataattatttcaaagtcCCATCCCAAGCCAGTCAAAGAGTAACAAAGACAAATGTGTCTGTCTAGTAGGTCCTTCCAAACTGGTACTAACCCAGGAGCTGATGAGCCTCTACTTCATTTCACAAATTTCTGTTCTGTGGGTGCTTGAAGTCAGCCCTGGGGCAGACTGCCAccagccctctgctcctgccacacCACTTGTGGTGCACTGTCACTCCTACAGCTGTATGGTGAACCAGGGCTGATCCACCAGAAACTCTGCAGGATTTTCAGTTGGTTTTGGTCAGATTGGATTCCAACAGCTATATCAGGAAAAGGGGTGTCAGAGCAAAGGAAGGATTTGGTTTGCAACAAAGATGTTTGAAAACACCCTTGGAGAAAAGTATTCTACTCTGGCTGTAGGTAGCAACTACTTAAAACAGTTTCTCCTGAaagctcagcacctccctcaCAGCCCCAGCAGTGTGGAGGGCAGTGATTCCTTGTGCTCTGGGTGGTGACAGGAGGCTCCCTGACTTCTGGTAGGATTTGTGTTAGGAACTGATATTTCCTGGCTGTACAGTAACAACTGGGCTCTCATTTTGCACCCTTCACTACTAACAACAAACTCCATGTGCCTTGCTGTGTCTGCATGCTGCTGGCACACCAGATACTTATTTGCCCTGTAGACCTCCTGATGTGACTTCTGTTAACATTTAGTGACCAGTTAAGCAGCTGGATGTTTTAATTGTTACCATGGGTAGCAGTCCTTGATATTGATCTGTGATTTGGTGTGTTCATCACTGttgtaaaaatatattaaaaacgaccccaagaacaaaaaataaatttaaaacccCCTCAACTTTGTAGATTTTCTACTTTAATGCTTGGGcctgatttttgtttcctttaaacaATTCCCTTAGTAATTTCTTAACAACTCTAATTTTGCACATATTTGGGCTACTTCTTCAGTTGTTCTTGCCTTTAGGTCGGAAGggtagaaataaatataaaaatcccAGGGAAAATACCCACTTGACCCATCCAGTGGTACTCCTGTACCTGGTACAGTGGTATCAGTGCAGTGATGAGCTGGATGGAGCCCTGTAGCTGCCTTTGCTCCTGCAGCCTGGTGTCAGGGTAATGCTGTCTGACTGACACTTGCAGCAGCTGACATGTTCATTCTGTCTCCTGGTCAGGCATTAACAAGCTCAGAACCCTTTCTCTTCCAAGCTAAGAACACCCAGCACATCCTGCCAGTATCTCTCTTGCTCATAAAATATGTAACCCCACCAGCCTCACATGGAACACCAATACTCTGTTTTGTAAAGCCTCCTTCTGTGAAAGCCATGTTTGATCTCTGTTCCTCCTGTCTGTCCTTGCTCAGGGACAGGAACAAtcagccctggcacagcactgCCATCACGGAACGCCTGGCCTACAACCAAGTGAAAACAGCATCTGGCAACACCTACCTGCTCCAGGGAAACATGGACACAGCTGCCATGAGGAAAGAGGGTAAGGAGAGGATTCCTGGTGTAACATCCTGATGGGGCCAGTGATTTGTCTTGCCCTGGTGGTTGGGCTGGATATTCAGCCATCAGATTCCCACTGCTCTGCACTGCCCTTTGTGGCTGGAgcttccatgggctgcagttaCAGGGAACACTTTCAGAGCATGAGGCTTCTTTTAAACAAACTGCTTTTTGCCAGGGCTGCCCTTATGTATTTTTGTCAATATTTTGGCATTTAATTGTACCAGGACATTCAGTTGGGGTTTATACACTACTGAAATTACCCTGGTGTTCACATTCTCTTTGTGACTTATTACTAAGTGATTAATCACCAGCTCTGCAACACTGCATGGCCTTTCTGGAGGCAGATTTGTTACACTGTCAGTGCTTTACAGTTTAGTAAACTGGAACATCTTTACTGTCTAGGTGGTACATGATACCAAATCCAACAAAGCTTCCTGCTTCAGCTTGTTCTGAAGTATGTGGGATTTTAAAGGAGATTTAATTGGCACACAGAGTTACAACTAGGCCAGGCTGATTCTGTCTTGCTTCATGAGCACCCTCTGACATGTTCACCAGGGAGTGAGGTGCCATGAGGTGCTTagaggcagctctgggaggaggaggaggagatctGGGGTAATGCACTTCAGCACCCTCCTCACTCTGCTGTCTCAGGCCCAGCACAAGGAATTCAAAGGTGTCTCTGTGGCTTTAATTCTTACTTCTCATTTGCACAACTGGGATGCATTCTGATAAAAGCCTGACTTGACTGCTTTCTGACTTGAAAGTTTTTTTATCAGTTCCTCTGCTAAATACTTacagttgtttttattttaatattctgagAAGGAAAGGGGACAGTGAGAGACTTCTCTGAGTGGCTCAAGAACTGCTGAGGTTTCCTAAGCTTAAGAGTGGCTGATTTTCTGTTCAGTAAAAAGTTCTTTAACTGGGACAACCTGTCTGTCACCAGTGTTTATAGATGTTGGGACCTTCTGAGGTACTTACAAAACTACAATTGTACCAGACGTTATTTCTACCTTTGTGATTAGAAGTGTTGTTCAGCTGCTGTTGATGCTGCTTCTGTTCCAAACAGGATTTCCCTACCGCTTCATCAAAAGATTTACATATGGGTTTTCCAGAAAGTGGAAGGAATATGTGGAGGCATTTcttgaggaaaagagaaggtaaTTTCCAGGAGATTCCATTTCATGGCAACGTTCTCTAGGGATGTGTtgggattttgctttttcagaataCTACACCAGAGAGGTGTAGAAGATTGCAGATGTGTGCATGAAAACTGTGTTCCAGGCAAACCCTGCTCTTGGCTTTGGAAGGTCACCCTTTACCTTTCTTCACTGTGCTGCCTTGGTACCTTTGTACCCTTTACCATTCttctgccttggttttgttccaCTGGTTACAGAGCCTTGGGCAGGAGCAAAGGGTTCCCTGAGGTGGTGTCTGGCCTGGTGTCTGTATCAGTACAGCTgcaccctgctgctgggctggctcAGATGAGGAGATGGCCAAGTTAATGTGTTGCTAAAGGACAACTTCTTCAGGGGTTTATTGTTTCTCTCCTTAAAATCCAACCCatcaggaaagaagaaaaacaacgTATAAGTGAGGATGAAAACGAAGACAGCAACACCATGGTGGATACAGATGTGCTGAAGACTACAAAAGACTCAGCAAGAAATGTAAAGAAACCTGAAACCAGAAACACCACCTATGAAGTATCACCTAGGAATGATGAAAATGCTTGTGGGTATTTAATAATTCTTTGGGGTTTAGTTTTAGCTGTTTTCCCTAACAAAGGATGTCCATGTTTATTTTATGGCATCTGAATGTCTTTGCCACAGTTGAGGCACAGAGCACGGTAACAGTTGGGGATGAAGGGAACAGATGTGGAAAAACCCATTAATTGGCTCTCCAgttggtttctgtttttctctcattGCAGTCAGCATTTGTTCCACATCAGaacttttctgcttctcttttatgACATTTACAGTACTTACAGCCTTCTAACAGTAAAATTTCAAGTTCACAACAGTAAATTCTGTAATTTGTGCAGATTATTACTTCAGCCATGCTGAGGTCTCCTTAGTTCTCACCTGAGCACTTTTGAACATAAACTTTTAGGAAGTTCCATGCAGTCAGTATGGACGAGCTGGTTTCAATCCAGCACCACTCCTATCCTGTCAGGTTGGCAAAGGTGGATTTCCAGTGCAGTGTCTGGGACAaagctgtgtgtgttttgtgtgcAGATACAACCCcaaagcacagctctgtgctgggtaACGGGGTTTACACGCGCAGCGGCCGTCACGTCCGACCACCACTGAGCTTCTGGTGTGGGGAACGTGAAGTTGTGGATCAGGACCTCAATGTCACCATAGAGCAAGGTGGAACTGATTACTTGAGCATGGTAAGATGCTTTTGCCTGTTGTTAATCACAGTTGCTTAAGTGGCTTTGGCTGCCTGCATGTATATAAACACCTGTGCTCATCAGAAGAGTATTTAAGTAGATCCTGGGCAATGTAGGTGACTTAAATCTACCTGTCCTGTAAACATCTGGCTTGGTTTGGGGGGCTTGTTATGTGATGTGTTTCAGAAGTTTAGACTAAATTGGTTTATTTTGAAGTTGTATACTAGTGAAAACTCCCAAAGACAGACCAGTTCTAGCTCTAAGAAGACTGAAGGAAAGCAAGTGATGAAGGCAAgagaacaaacaacaaaaaggcaAAGTAAAGGTAAaaactagaattttttttcttttttctcaaagtTACTGACTAGAATAAATGAGATTATGAGTTCTGGGTGCCAGAGCACCATGGTGATGTCCTGTTAATGCAAAGAAATTGCTAAAATCTTTTAATGGTCAATTGCTTCTTCTATGAAGAATTACCTGAGTAGCATTAGTGCCCAGTTTTACAGCTCCAAATATAACTCTGTTTGTAAGTCACTGCTTTATGTGCAGAACAGGAAGATGCAGAGTTGtttttggaaactgaaaaggaaagttTGTGATATTTTTGACATTTCTGCTCCTCTTACCATTGAGAGATTACTTGTGCCTGTTACATGTGACTTGAGAGAGCCTGAAGAGGAGTTCTCCAGTCCACTGAACTGATTTTAGGTCTCTCAAGATCTTAGGATTTGTCTCTTAAGTGACATTTTGCTGCGTTTTGGAGGGAAGCagcatttgatttatttttgtatccCAGTGAGACATTCAACAGATTCTCTCCTTGTCCTGAGGAGCTCCAGTGTTGTGTTCATGTGGGGAGAGGTGTCTGCAGGTCTCTTCTGACAGTCCCCACAACAGAAAGGAGCTGATGGATCTCAATGAGTGTGGGGTGGGCTTTGCTTGCCTGAGAACACAGCAATGATTTACCTCACAATGCCTCCTGTTGTGCTGACATCatctctttcaggaaaaaattatgaaaaaaaagtaagttcCCAAAGAGAGCCCAAGTctgctggaaggaaggaggcCAGGCACTTCATTtcagatgatgatgataatgaaagcagccctgcagtcCCTAATACAAGAACTAAACAAAAGGTTTCTGTTCAGCTAACTCCCTTAGCTACTGATGTgctaaaaaaacacaactttaatAGCAGAACCTCACAAACGACAAAGAAAATGGGAGGAACAGAACAGACTGTGTCTAGGCAGGCTCACAAGTACTCTCTGAGGTCAGCCCACCCACTTCAAGACAAGCATTTACCAGAAGAATCACAAAGAaaagatgaggaggaggaatcCAGTGAAGATATCCCACTGTctatcaaaaggaaaattaaacctTTGCTAAAACAACAGATGCAGAACTCTAAATCTTCCTCTAACAGTGAAAGTTCACAGGGTGATGCAGACAAGGccccctggggacacaggaggATAAAACACTCTCCTGCCCCCTATGATGTGCTGCTGGGACAAAGTGTCCCCACATCCACTGAGGGCTCTGCTCTACCTGAAGGAAAAACCCCTCCTAGTGAGTCTGGAACTTCCCAGCTGCCTGATAAGCCAACAAACACCAGAAACAGAACCAGCCCACCTACATATTTGATTCTAGGTGACACTGAGTCTGAAAGCAGTGGAGAGGAAGTccaagtgaaagaaaagaattcaaacagatctgataaaaaaaatccaaaccataAAGTTTCTAATACTGCTAAGTCTTCAGTGGAGAAATCAAGAGAACCTGAGAGGAAAAAGGTGCAGAAGTCTCGAGACCTCTTCCAAAGAGCAACAGATGGCTGGACtgaaaaggaaatacagaagCTCTACAGGCAAgtggttcatagaatcatagaaagtgaggggtaggaagggacctcaaaagatcacccagtccaacccccctgcctcagcaggatcccccagggcaggacacacagaacacatccagggggggtttgaatgtctgcagggaaggggactccaccacctccctgggcagcctgggccagggctccctcaccctcacagtgaaaaaattcttcctgatatttatatggaaccccctgtgctccagtttatacccattgccccttgtcctgttaccAGTcaccctgagaaaagcttggctCTGTCTTCCTGGCTCTCTCCCCTTACATACTAATCAACATCACTCATCTCACCCCTCATTccctcctgcaggctgcagagcccctcagctccctcagcctttcctcaccaggagatgttccactcccttcaccaccttggttgatctgctctggactctctccaacaGTTTTCTGTCCTGCTGGAACTGAGGATCCCAGAGCTGGACACCATATttcagatgtggcctcaccagggcagagcagatggggagcagaacctctctggCCCAACTGACCAACCCCTCCTGATGCCCCCCAGGTGCCATTGGGCTCcttggccaccaggacacattCCTGGCTCATGTTCACCCTtccagccaccagcacccccagggtcctttccccagcctgccctgctccctggggttgttctttcccagatgtcaGACTCCCCACTTGCCCTCATTGGATTCATTCCCTTTCTCctgcccacctctccagcctgcccaggtccctctggatgcagcacagcctcctggggGGTCAGACActgctcccagctttgtgtcaccagcaaacttgctggCAGGACACTGTTCCCTCATCCAGGCCATCAATAAACAAACTGaacagtactggtcccagtTCTGACCCTAGAAACAGACTCCCAGCTGGATTCCATCCCAGTGTCTGCCCctctctggctctgcagggcaAAGTTTCCCTCAGACATCAGGAGGCTTTAATGTACCTGAGGGCTTGGGTGCTCTGGATCTGGATTTTAAAGATTCAGTCTCTTTTACCTTATTTAAAAGGtttccttaatattttaattcccTCTGacaaaatagtttttttaacttgataacagtatttgaaagaaaagagacaactgagtattttctaaaataactgATAGCTGCCTGAgccaccagcagcccctgctctgccatCCATGTAAAGTGAGAGAGCACAGATCTTGGGCAAAACTTGGTGAATTTAGTCCTCTACCTGATTTTGAAAAGCACACACCTAATCATGTCAAAAATGATTAAAGTTCCTGGGagtaaaacaggaaaacacaagTAGGGAAATAATAGGGTAAAATCTTCCATGTTTATGATTTTGACAGTAAGTCAGAGGTAGGGAGTTGTCTCTCCTAATAGGATAAAATGTTAAACCTGACAAGCTtatgtatttaaatgttttaaggGGGAGATCACCTGTAAGAATGTTTCAGTAATGCATTGTCCAATTACTTAACCTACAGGGCAGTACTTAACATAAATGTTAAAGCAAAATGTGGTCATTTTATTCCTGGTTTCTTCTAGATTAGAAACCTGAAAAGAGATGAGCTTGTGTCCTGGGGTGGAGGGGGCACTGGCTGCAAAGGGGGAAGAAACTTACCTTGTAAGGCAGCTGGGAGTTTAAACTGTTCAAATAAATGTTGGGGTGTTTCAGAGCCAAGAGGACATCAGTGCAGGCTCCTCTCCTGGAGGGCAGCTGGTCTGGGGGTGTTGTAGCTGGGGGTGATGGAGTCTGTGTCTCTGTTCTCTCCACAGGGCTGTTGCTGCCTTCTCCAAGCAGAGGAAAGGCTTCTGGGTGGAGGTGGCCATGGCCGTGGGGTCTCGCTCTGCTGAGGAGTGCCAGCACAAGTATGGAGAGGGACAAAAGGCAAAAGGCTCAAAAACACAGGCCAAGAAGAAAAGCACTTCAGGGAAACCAGAACAGAAAGGTACTGACACCTTGGTTTGGGGCATTTTGTTGTCTTTAAGTTGTTTAAGTCACAGTATTTATTATGCAGTGGGAGATCCAGACATAAACACTCACCAGGGTCCAAGAGGGAAGATGATTATCTATAGGATGGAGAATGTGATAAATGCCTGAAGTAACAAGAGAGAggatatttaataattttctagtTTTCAACATGAGAAAAAGACTTAAGCCAATTTCGCCAGCTAGGGAAAATAACTGCTGATACCTTCAGAGGCCCTTGGAGGCCTCAGTAGATAACCAGCTACCTGTAGAGCTGTCTGTGCAAAGGGGATACGGGGTGCCTGGGTGCACTAAGGGCACTGTGGAGTAAGAACAACCACGTTACCTTCTCTGGGCCTGGCACTGATGTGcctgttgctgttttctgtccagttctgaagtCAGTAACTGCTGTTCACGGAGAGCAAGCTCACCCTGAAGTGAAAGGCACCAGATGCTCAAAGCAGTTATTGAACACCAAAAAGGTGACAATGACCTAGTAAGCACTTAGGTAAGAACAGACCTTGCtagcagctcctccagctggcAGAGACACTGCTCAGCTGGTGGAGGCTGAAGTGTTAAACTGTGGGCAAAGATGGCTCTGGTGATGTTTCTGGGTGATTTAAGCTGTGCATCCATCTCCATTTaagagaaaagcaataaaatcatGTTTTCTGTCCAAATGAGGTGATCCAGGTTACTCACAGCTGCTGGATGTCAGGTGGGAACACttggctccagctctgcagcctctgtaatgcagcacagagcaggtgAGGCAGGAGGTTTCCTGCCCTTGAAGCCAGCAAACTCATTTTGTGCAGGCTTGGCACAGCAGCAGATGGTGAGGCCAAGTGCGAGCAGCACACTTCTTGTACTTCAGTGTTTCTTCAAAATGTTTGTGGCAGTCCCAGAATCTGTGAGACTGAGCAGTGTCACAGGCATTGCTGTAGTTAGCAAATTTAAAACCCATGCTACATAACTGATGTCTTAGAATAATGAATCTGTTGATTCCTGTAGAGAAGAAAGAGCCAGTTACCATAAATGCCAAAGTGGGAACCttaaaaaggaagcagcagatgaGAGATTTCCTGGAGCACTTGCCAAAGGATGACCACGATGACATCTTCACTGCAACCCCTTTTCAGAACAGAAGAGTCAAGGTACAGCTGGGACAAGAGTGGGAAGAACAGCAGTGTGCTTTTCTGGGGGTGTCTCAAGGGTGTTTTACAGCTCTTGGGAACATCACTTATCAAACCCTGTCTGggtgcagtcctgtgtaatgtgctctgggGGGCAgagttggagcagatgatctctagaggtccaTCCCAGCTCTGAGAACTACCTGATTCTGTATCCCAGGAACCCCGTTTTTCCTGAGGGATTTTTCAGGGCACTCCTCTTTGGTGAAACACAGTGATTCAAGaggtttctcctttttttaaaatccattgtGCCTAGTTTGGGCTGTGCAGAGGAAACCAACCTCCTGTGTTGTGCACAGTGAGAGACAGAGCTATAGAGGGAAATTCCAGGTATTTAGGAGTCATGAGCTGAATTCCCCTTCCATGAATGAGTCCAACCCCTCCTGGAACCTGTACTGACTGTTCACAGCTGCCTGTGCTAAGTTCCAGAGCCAAGTTCTTTGCTGAGTGAAGAATCATCATCTCTGATTTGTTCTGAACTTGAGTCTTGTGGGGAAGAGCCAGCAAAcaagtgtccctgtccccattcACCTCTGATGCCAGTTAcagctgtgtgtgtcccccaggCCCTGCTGGGACCAGCAGCTCACTTGAGTAATCCTGAAATCCTCCTCCTGAGTAGTGGTGGTCAGCTTTGAGCTTGtaattttaatcagaaatgATGTTTAGCATGTGTAGTAGCAGGcagaaaaagacagcaaaatgtTGGGTGtcagcagggaggaggcaggaggcagggtTTGGCTGCCAGGTTGTCCTCACACTCTGGGCACCTtgctggctgctggggctcAAGAGAGAATGTGGAgtcaaaacacaacagaaaggaggaaggggatggagTGAGTGCTGAgtgaggagagagcagagagccTGGAACTCCTCcctgtggggatgagggacagaAGGAAGGTTCAGAGTTGTGAGGAGCACGTGTCCACGCAGACAGCCCCTGGGATCCCTTCTGGGCAGGGCACTGATTGCTCTGGTGTGGCTTTGTAGCTCCCAACGTTCTGGAGAAGCCAAGATGATGCTGATGATGATGCCTTTGCACTTACGGACAACCCCATCACCCCTTCCTCAGCTGTCTTCCCACCAGTGAAAACCCCTCAGTGTGAGCATATCAGCCCTGGTATGCTGGTACCCATCAACAGGTAGGAACCCCTCCAGCTGTTCCTCTGCTaaccttctcctttctcctcacaaagattttttttgtgtcttctgaGAAAGATCACCCTTGGAACTGGGACACCAGTTCACTCCCAGACTTGGCACAGGCAGGGTAAATCCCAGAGCCCTGGAGGGGTCTGTTTGCAGAAAAGTGTTTGCTGTGACAGTGTGAGCAGCCACACACACAGTGCCAGTCACACACCCTGGCACTCCTGGAGAGGGCCCTGGGTCAGGCTGCAGCCTCGGGGAAGCTTTGTCTGCTCAGTTTCAGTCTTGACCCATCAGGTGCTTCAGACTTTACTGAAGCAAACTTCAGTCATCCCAAGAGGCATTTTATCTCATGGCAAGAAATGAGCTTCCTCTGGGAAGCCAATGAAGCTTTGTCTGATCTTTGCATGAGGAGTGGTAGTAGGTGAGCTGATTGCACACTTCTGTGGtggtcccagagctgctgggatttTTAACTGACCAACAATGCTTTTAATCTCCGTGCTAACTTTCTTTTGGAATTAGAGCTGTATTATGCCTTTATCTGTGTCCAGCACCCCAGTGACCCTCACCTGCTCCCTTCTACCTGCAGGAATGATTGTGACAAACATGTCTTCAGAATGCAGAAGAAGACCCAGGGCAGCAGAGGCACCTGGGACAATGTCAGGAAGACAATGGTAATGATGATGTCCTTGGATGTGGCCTTAGCTCCACCTTacccaggctgtgctgagcagcaggcagAACCAGCTGGTACCTGCTTGTTAGGAGAAAACTTGTGCTTGTCagaaaagagctgctgcttgtcAGGATGGAACATGTTGCTTTTCTTAGGGAATTTGTGACTGCCCTTGAATTCTGTGATCTTTGGGTACAATAAGGTCCTGGTGCATTCTACAGAGTGGGAAGGGAAACCATGTGTGCATTCAGGGATGTCTGATAGGAGAGGAAGAGTGTGTATTCCCACACTATCCTGGGATTTGCTATTCTTCTGACTTTTCCATGAAAAGCTGAGATCCCAggcacagaaaagcagctcaTGCCTCCAGTGGAGCACAAGCATGTGTGGCAGTAGAAGAGTTTACAGCTGAAGTGACACTGTGGGACAGTGACAGGGTGACAGTTCCAGTGTCAGAGCCTGTGCTGGTTTCCCCCCAAGCTGTGCTGAGGCTCCTgtgctttctctcctctcttgcaGGCTGGagggctgctggggaccccagctTCACACAGAACCAAGTTCTGTCAGGACACCAGTGAGTGCTCTGggtttctccttctccccttcaCTTCCTTTCACATCACTGGGGGCTTCCTGGGTGCCCACCCTCTGGGGGCTCAGGAATTTTTCCAGGCTGTTTCTCACAAAcacctctgctccctggggcCTGTGGGGTGGCTGCTGAAG
This region includes:
- the MIS18BP1 gene encoding mis18-binding protein 1 — its product is MIVSPARCRGKLPFRSVPLDSLPSHTLTPIKLLIDRDPGESRPGRPAAGSLFHSTLLAGSRGGKELLNVSEIQADTERRQGQPRPRPGDPWPRPGEPERRTGEPWPGEPVRRAGDAEWPAAQPLPWGAAPLRPGLKRAACEPPEQESPAKIFQRMKARALQKRSAPPSSYKTDPILTPDLAERGQRQQKPIQTEARQRPAERPDGDIQPKKGLLGMGLLKTQAIGALATDPLVQESPQKFFLRMKRKLQQQQQQQQDPTPSNQIKQNIPPPTTTAVPVARSAFAEQLRNLGTECVATDKDGQDEFLVESMDADDEMSVNTVISPVNVTLAPLKNGGQLQERWGNGKAQHTELYQDRRELQPKHNQAAPHVRKILETNSEKVSQHIHDIMFSPPKIHIPRKQKPKESSNVPLDKRPTDQGAGKADKEKHICLTSWRIKVMDDNTAIYVEGKRKDRNNQPWHSTAITERLAYNQVKTASGNTYLLQGNMDTAAMRKEGFPYRFIKRFTYGFSRKWKEYVEAFLEEKRRKEEKQRISEDENEDSNTMVDTDVLKTTKDSARNVKKPETRNTTYEVSPRNDENAYTTPKHSSVLGNGVYTRSGRHVRPPLSFWCGEREVVDQDLNVTIEQGGTDYLSMLYTSENSQRQTSSSSKKTEGKQVMKAREQTTKRQSKGKNYEKKVSSQREPKSAGRKEARHFISDDDDNESSPAVPNTRTKQKVSVQLTPLATDVLKKHNFNSRTSQTTKKMGGTEQTVSRQAHKYSLRSAHPLQDKHLPEESQRKDEEEESSEDIPLSIKRKIKPLLKQQMQNSKSSSNSESSQGDADKAPWGHRRIKHSPAPYDVLLGQSVPTSTEGSALPEGKTPPMEKSREPERKKVQKSRDLFQRATDGWTEKEIQKLYRAVAAFSKQRKGFWVEVAMAVGSRSAEECQHKYGEGQKAKGSKTQAKKKSTSGKPEQKEKKEPVTINAKVGTLKRKQQMRDFLEHLPKDDHDDIFTATPFQNRRVKLPTFWRSQDDADDDAFALTDNPITPSSAVFPPVKTPQCEHISPGMLVPINRNDCDKHVFRMQKKTQGSRGTWDNVRKTMAGGLLGTPASHRTKFCQDTRVVQSPAVGKLFVADAVDSSEEEEADSYCSI